The Xanthomonas sontii genome contains a region encoding:
- a CDS encoding NAD-dependent deacylase → MLSSAYNAETVAAFIQGARRLLVLTGAGMSAESGVPTFRGQDDSLWSRFDPEQLATEDAWRADPALVWGWYRWRMAIVAQAQPHAGHLALARLAEVRHTTLVTQNVDDLHQRAGSEVAAHVHGRLSALRCSDCGQPWRGLLPPIDVHTPSQRLVPPVCAACGGTVRPGVVWFGEALPAAEWARAQSAADAADLVLVIGSSGLVYPAASLPLQAKERGACVVEINPEPSALSARADLHWRDSAAVALPLLLQQCMVT, encoded by the coding sequence ATGCTCAGTTCCGCCTACAACGCCGAGACCGTCGCCGCCTTCATCCAGGGCGCACGCCGTCTGCTGGTGCTGACCGGTGCCGGCATGTCCGCCGAGAGCGGGGTACCGACCTTCCGTGGCCAGGACGACAGCCTGTGGTCGCGCTTCGATCCCGAGCAACTGGCCACTGAGGACGCCTGGCGTGCCGACCCCGCCCTGGTATGGGGCTGGTACCGCTGGCGCATGGCGATCGTGGCGCAGGCCCAGCCGCACGCCGGGCACCTGGCGCTGGCGCGCCTGGCCGAGGTCCGCCACACCACCCTGGTGACCCAGAACGTGGACGACCTGCACCAGCGCGCCGGCAGCGAGGTCGCCGCGCACGTGCACGGCCGGCTGTCGGCGCTGCGCTGCAGCGACTGCGGCCAGCCCTGGCGCGGCTTGCTGCCGCCGATCGACGTGCACACGCCCAGCCAGCGCCTGGTGCCGCCGGTGTGCGCGGCCTGCGGCGGCACGGTGCGCCCGGGCGTGGTGTGGTTCGGCGAGGCGCTGCCGGCGGCGGAATGGGCGCGCGCGCAGAGCGCCGCCGACGCCGCCGACCTGGTGCTGGTGATCGGCAGTTCCGGCCTGGTCTATCCGGCCGCCAGCCTGCCGCTGCAGGCCAAGGAGCGTGGCGCCTGCGTGGTCGAGATCAATCCCGAACCCAGCGCGCTGTCGGCGCGCGCCGACCTGCACTGGCGCGACAGCGCCGCGGTGGCGCTGCCGTTGCTGCTGCAGCAGTGCATGGTGACCTGA
- a CDS encoding organic hydroperoxide resistance protein, whose product MASPTTIAYTATATATGGRDGRAATPDKALDVKLSTPRELGGAGGDGTNPEQLFAAGYSACFIGALKFVAGQEKVALPAETSIEGHVGIGQIPGGFGIAVELRIAAPGLERATLESLVEKAHQVCPYSNATRGNIDVKLVVLD is encoded by the coding sequence ATGGCTTCACCGACCACCATCGCCTACACCGCCACTGCCACCGCCACCGGGGGCCGCGACGGCCGCGCCGCCACCCCGGACAAGGCGCTGGACGTCAAGCTGTCGACCCCGCGCGAGCTGGGCGGCGCTGGCGGCGACGGCACTAACCCGGAGCAGCTGTTCGCGGCCGGCTACTCGGCCTGCTTCATCGGTGCGCTGAAGTTCGTCGCCGGGCAGGAGAAGGTGGCGCTGCCGGCCGAGACGAGCATCGAGGGCCACGTCGGCATCGGCCAGATCCCGGGCGGCTTCGGCATCGCCGTGGAACTGCGCATCGCCGCGCCGGGCCTGGAGCGTGCGACGCTGGAATCGCTGGTGGAGAAGGCGCACCAGGTGTGCCCGTACTCCAACGCCACCCGCGGCAACATCGACGTCAAGCTGGTCGTGCTCGACTGA
- a CDS encoding MarR family winged helix-turn-helix transcriptional regulator, giving the protein MDRTSAPDAISLLKLDTQLCFALYSANLAMHKLYRGLLRDLGLTYPQYLVMLVLWEQDQRSVSDIGEKLFLDSATLTPLLKRLEAIGLLTRSRAAEDERRVLIALTADGQALRARAQAVPEGVLCAVACDLQQLTRLKHDLEEVRGKLQAAA; this is encoded by the coding sequence ATGGACCGTACCTCTGCCCCCGACGCCATCTCCCTGCTGAAGCTGGATACCCAGCTGTGCTTCGCGCTGTATTCGGCCAACCTGGCCATGCACAAGCTCTACCGCGGGCTGCTGCGCGACCTCGGCCTGACCTATCCGCAGTACTTGGTGATGCTGGTGCTGTGGGAGCAGGACCAGCGCAGCGTCTCGGACATCGGCGAGAAGCTGTTCCTGGATTCGGCCACGCTGACCCCGTTGCTCAAACGCCTGGAGGCGATCGGTCTGCTGACCCGCAGCCGCGCGGCCGAGGACGAGCGCCGTGTGCTGATCGCGCTGACCGCCGACGGCCAGGCGCTGCGCGCGCGCGCGCAGGCGGTGCCGGAAGGCGTGCTGTGCGCGGTCGCCTGCGACCTGCAGCAACTGACCCGGCTCAAGCACGACCTGGAAGAGGTCCGCGGCAAGCTGCAGGCCGCGGCCTGA
- the zapE gene encoding cell division protein ZapE, whose product MSAAALPSQRYAEGVARGDWRDDPAQHAALAELDRIHTAIVDGDQEGWLDRLSAFWKKPEPVRGLYFWGGVGRGKTFLVDLFYDGLPIARKYRTHFHRFMRGVHERLREHAGQSDPLAKIAQEWRSRLRVLVLDEFFVTDIGDAMLLSRLLERLFAEGVTLVTTSNTAPQNLYLNGLQRESFLPAIGLLQTYCVELYAEGTEDYRMRALTRSPVYRAPLAEDSDAWLGERWSALTGNAEARRGNIELEGRKIPVRARGKSIVWFDFVALCEGPRGPSDYIEIAHEFTTVLLGGIPHFDRMNEDAARRFVNLIDELYDRHVNLVCTAQDPPPLLYTGERLAGAFERTASRLIEMQSAEYLAAAHRV is encoded by the coding sequence GTGAGCGCGGCGGCATTGCCGTCGCAGCGCTACGCCGAAGGCGTGGCGCGCGGCGACTGGCGCGACGATCCGGCGCAGCACGCGGCGCTGGCCGAACTGGACCGCATCCATACCGCGATCGTGGACGGCGACCAGGAGGGCTGGCTGGACCGGCTGTCGGCGTTCTGGAAAAAGCCCGAGCCGGTGCGCGGGCTGTACTTCTGGGGCGGGGTCGGCCGCGGCAAGACCTTCCTGGTCGATCTGTTCTACGACGGCCTGCCGATCGCGCGGAAGTACCGCACGCATTTCCACCGCTTCATGCGCGGCGTGCACGAGCGCCTGCGCGAGCACGCCGGGCAGAGCGATCCGCTGGCGAAGATCGCGCAGGAGTGGCGCAGCCGGCTGCGCGTGCTGGTGCTGGACGAGTTCTTCGTCACCGACATCGGCGATGCGATGCTGCTGTCGCGCCTGCTCGAGCGCCTGTTCGCCGAGGGCGTGACCCTGGTCACCACCTCCAACACCGCGCCGCAGAACCTGTACCTCAACGGCCTGCAGCGCGAGAGCTTCCTGCCGGCGATCGGCTTGCTGCAGACCTATTGCGTGGAGCTTTACGCCGAAGGCACCGAGGACTACCGCATGCGCGCGCTGACCCGCTCGCCGGTGTACCGCGCGCCGCTGGCCGAGGACAGCGACGCCTGGCTGGGCGAGCGCTGGAGTGCGCTGACCGGCAATGCCGAGGCACGCCGCGGCAACATCGAACTGGAAGGGCGCAAGATCCCGGTGCGCGCGCGCGGCAAGAGCATCGTCTGGTTCGATTTCGTCGCCTTGTGCGAAGGCCCGCGCGGTCCCAGCGACTACATCGAGATCGCGCACGAGTTCACCACCGTGCTGCTCGGCGGCATCCCGCACTTCGACCGCATGAACGAGGACGCGGCGCGGCGCTTCGTCAACCTGATCGACGAACTGTACGACCGCCACGTCAACCTGGTCTGCACCGCGCAGGATCCGCCGCCGCTGCTGTACACCGGCGAGCGCCTGGCCGGTGCGTTCGAGCGCACCGCCTCGCGCCTGATCGAAATGCAGAGCGCCGAGTACCTGGCGGCAGCGCACCGGGTCTGA
- a CDS encoding alpha/beta hydrolase: MTSPAFPTASGALTLQGPAGPIEAAVDLPDADVAALPVTAIVCHPLSTEGGSMHNKVVTMVARALRELGVRVVRFNFRSVGASAGSFDHGDGEQQDLAAVAAWVRDQRPHDALWLAGFSFGAYVSLRASAALQPQVLISIAPPAGRWDFSGMAPPPQWLVIQGEADEIVDPQAVYDWLETLEAQPQLVRMPDTSHFFHRKLIDLRGALQHAVKAWLPAAQA, translated from the coding sequence ATGACCTCTCCCGCTTTCCCCACCGCTTCCGGCGCACTGACGCTGCAAGGCCCCGCCGGCCCGATCGAGGCCGCGGTCGATCTGCCCGACGCCGACGTCGCCGCGCTGCCGGTCACCGCCATCGTCTGCCATCCGCTGTCCACCGAGGGCGGCAGCATGCACAACAAGGTGGTGACCATGGTCGCGCGCGCGCTGCGCGAGCTGGGCGTGCGCGTGGTGCGCTTCAACTTCCGCAGCGTCGGCGCGTCTGCCGGCAGCTTCGACCACGGCGACGGCGAGCAGCAGGACCTGGCCGCGGTGGCCGCCTGGGTGCGCGATCAGCGTCCGCACGACGCGCTGTGGCTCGCAGGTTTCAGCTTCGGCGCCTACGTCTCGCTGCGCGCCAGCGCCGCGTTGCAGCCGCAGGTGCTGATCTCGATCGCGCCGCCGGCCGGGCGCTGGGATTTTTCCGGCATGGCGCCGCCGCCGCAGTGGCTGGTGATCCAGGGCGAGGCCGACGAGATCGTCGATCCGCAGGCCGTGTACGACTGGCTGGAGACCCTGGAGGCACAGCCGCAACTGGTGCGCATGCCCGACACCAGCCACTTCTTCCATCGCAAGCTGATCGACCTGCGCGGCGCGTTGCAGCACGCGGTCAAGGCCTGGCTGCCGGCGGCACAAGCGTGA
- a CDS encoding EamA/RhaT family transporter, protein MVFVLLSVVCSVLVSALLKLAPQRRIDLAQAVTWNYLAALLLCAALLQPPLAALGDAHTPWVSLLALGVLLPSLFLVLGRAVANAGIVRTDAAQRLSLLLSLAAAFLWFGERANGAKLAGLALGLLAIVGIVQRPQAAAHSTARTAPWLLLVWVGFAAIDVLLKRIAQAGTPFAASLLVAFALAFVLLLGVQLWRHLRGTAPLSWRNLGAGLLLGALNFGNILFYVRAHQALPDSPASVFAAMNLGVIGLGTLLGIAVFGERTNRWNRLGLLLAVPAIVLIAMGAGS, encoded by the coding sequence GTGGTCTTCGTCCTGTTGAGTGTGGTGTGCAGCGTGCTGGTCTCGGCGCTGCTGAAGCTGGCGCCGCAGCGGCGCATCGACCTGGCCCAGGCGGTGACCTGGAACTACCTGGCGGCGCTGCTGCTGTGCGCCGCCCTGCTGCAGCCGCCGCTGGCCGCACTGGGCGATGCGCACACGCCGTGGGTGTCGCTGCTGGCGCTGGGCGTGTTGCTGCCGAGCCTGTTCCTGGTGCTGGGCCGCGCGGTGGCCAACGCCGGCATCGTGCGCACCGACGCGGCGCAGCGGCTGTCGCTGCTGCTGTCGCTGGCGGCGGCCTTCCTCTGGTTCGGCGAACGCGCCAATGGCGCCAAGCTGGCCGGCCTGGCGCTGGGCCTGCTGGCGATCGTCGGCATCGTGCAGCGACCGCAGGCGGCCGCGCACAGCACCGCACGCACCGCGCCGTGGCTGCTGCTGGTATGGGTCGGCTTCGCCGCGATCGACGTGCTGCTCAAGCGCATCGCCCAGGCCGGCACGCCGTTCGCCGCCTCGCTGCTGGTCGCCTTCGCGCTGGCTTTCGTGCTGCTGCTGGGCGTGCAACTGTGGCGCCACCTGCGCGGCACCGCCCCGTTGTCCTGGCGCAACCTCGGCGCCGGCCTGCTGCTGGGCGCGCTCAACTTCGGCAACATCCTGTTCTACGTGCGCGCGCACCAGGCCCTGCCGGACAGCCCGGCCAGCGTGTTCGCGGCGATGAACCTGGGTGTGATCGGCCTGGGCACCCTGCTCGGCATCGCCGTGTTCGGCGAACGCACCAACCGCTGGAACCGCCTCGGCCTGCTGCTGGCGGTGCCGGCGATCGTCCTGATCGCGATGGGCGCAGGCAGCTAA
- a CDS encoding GTP-binding protein, which yields MSNAAISDRRLPVTVLSGFLGAGKTTLLNRVLHNRDGRRVAVIVNDMSEVNIDAALIRDGGAALSRTEETLVEFSNGCICCTLRDDLRQEVQRLAESGRYDYLLIESTGISEPMPVAATFAVRDADGRGLADLARLDTMLTVVDGVSFLRDFGSAERLADRGLQAGDDDDRGLVNLLVEQIEFADVIVISKADLTDTVTLDRTRAVLRALNRDARIVEASRGDVPLELVLDTGRFDFVRAQLAPGWMQALRGEHAPETEQFGIESFVYRARRPFHPLRFARLAQRGLRDVIRSKGFFWLASRMDWVGELSIVGAATQTQAAGFWYAARERVDRGLLDTPLALPPSPLPYTELGWQRQQTSCWNAPPPQAEEVGDAREYAALRAMWHPLWGDRRQELAVIGVGLDEARVRAELDACLLDDAELRQGPVVWQGLEDPFPVWRR from the coding sequence ATGTCCAATGCCGCCATTTCCGATCGCCGCCTCCCCGTCACCGTCCTGTCTGGCTTCCTGGGTGCCGGCAAGACCACCCTGCTCAACCGCGTGCTGCACAACCGCGATGGGCGCCGGGTGGCGGTGATCGTCAACGACATGAGCGAGGTCAACATCGACGCGGCGCTGATCCGCGACGGCGGCGCCGCGCTCAGTCGCACCGAAGAGACCCTGGTCGAGTTCAGCAACGGCTGCATCTGCTGCACCTTGCGCGACGACCTGCGCCAGGAGGTGCAGCGCCTGGCCGAGAGCGGGCGCTACGACTACCTGCTGATCGAATCCACCGGCATCTCCGAGCCGATGCCGGTGGCGGCGACCTTCGCCGTGCGCGATGCCGACGGCCGCGGCCTGGCCGACCTCGCGCGCCTGGACACCATGCTCACCGTGGTCGACGGGGTCAGCTTCCTGCGCGACTTCGGCTCGGCCGAGCGCCTGGCCGACCGCGGCCTGCAGGCCGGGGACGACGACGATCGCGGGTTGGTCAACCTGCTGGTGGAGCAGATCGAGTTCGCCGATGTGATCGTCATCAGCAAGGCCGACCTGACCGATACGGTCACGCTCGACCGCACCCGCGCGGTGCTGCGCGCGCTCAACCGCGATGCGCGCATCGTCGAGGCCAGCCGCGGCGACGTACCGCTGGAGCTGGTGCTGGACACCGGCCGCTTCGACTTCGTGCGCGCGCAGCTGGCGCCGGGCTGGATGCAGGCGCTGCGCGGCGAGCACGCGCCGGAGACCGAGCAGTTCGGCATCGAAAGCTTCGTCTATCGCGCGCGCCGGCCGTTCCATCCGCTGCGCTTCGCGCGGCTGGCGCAACGCGGCCTGCGCGACGTGATCCGCAGCAAGGGCTTCTTCTGGCTGGCCAGCCGCATGGACTGGGTCGGCGAACTATCCATCGTCGGCGCGGCCACCCAGACCCAGGCGGCCGGCTTCTGGTACGCGGCACGCGAGCGCGTGGACCGCGGCCTGCTGGACACGCCGCTGGCGCTGCCGCCATCGCCGCTGCCGTACACCGAGCTCGGCTGGCAGCGCCAGCAGACCTCGTGCTGGAACGCGCCGCCGCCGCAGGCCGAGGAGGTCGGCGACGCCCGCGAGTACGCGGCGCTGCGCGCGATGTGGCATCCGCTGTGGGGCGATCGCCGCCAGGAACTGGCGGTGATCGGCGTCGGCCTGGACGAGGCGCGGGTGCGTGCCGAACTCGATGCCTGCCTGCTCGACGATGCCGAACTGCGGCAGGGGCCGGTGGTGTGGCAGGGCTTGGAAGATCCGTTTCCGGTGTGGAGGCGCTGA
- a CDS encoding MerC domain-containing protein codes for MKSLPQSFFDASAMVLSGLCLLHCLALPLLAAALPLFGVWAEAEWVHVVFVAIAAPLAGLALWRGHQRDALPWPLWTLAALGLLGLLAGAFGIPDEASETAMTVSGSLALAGAHLWNWRRHRRRCGH; via the coding sequence ATGAAATCCCTGCCGCAATCCTTCTTCGACGCCTCGGCGATGGTGTTGTCCGGGCTGTGCCTGCTGCACTGCCTGGCGTTGCCGTTGCTGGCCGCGGCGCTGCCGTTGTTCGGCGTCTGGGCCGAGGCCGAGTGGGTGCACGTGGTGTTCGTGGCAATCGCCGCGCCGTTGGCGGGGCTGGCGCTGTGGCGCGGGCACCAGCGCGACGCGCTGCCCTGGCCGCTGTGGACGCTGGCGGCGCTGGGCCTGCTCGGTCTGCTGGCCGGCGCTTTCGGCATTCCCGACGAGGCCAGCGAGACCGCGATGACGGTGAGCGGCAGCCTGGCCCTGGCCGGTGCGCACCTGTGGAACTGGCGCAGGCATCGGCGGCGTTGCGGGCATTGA